The segment CGGCGGACGAGCTCCTGCTTCTGTGCGCGGTTGACCAGCTCGACCACACTGTGGTGCCGGAGCTGAAGCCGTTCGGCCAGCTCTTGAACCGTGGCCCATTCCTTGCCCGGGTATCCCTTCAGGGCCAGGAGCAGCTGATAGTGCTGCGAGGTCAGGCCGTAACTGCGAACTGTCTCCTCGCTGAAGCGGAGATAGCGGCGGATCCCGAAGCGGAACCTGGCCAGCTCCTCGAAGTCCTGTTTGCTCAGTGGTTCCGACTTACTGAGTGGCTCCGCCTCGGCGTGCCTGTCTGCTAATGCCACTTTCACAGCACATCACGTCTTCTCGGTTGTTATCGAATGACACTCCGCAACCTAGTATATCTCGTGCTACGATATTTGTGTGTCGATCGCCCAGGGGTGAGGGCATCGCGAGTGGCACCGGAGGAGGTGCGTCATGCTCAGTGAAAGTGAACGTTCGAGGCTGCAACAGATCGAGCGTCAGCTCATCGATGATGACCCGCGGCTTGCCTTGTCATTCAGCCGCTCGAAACCGCCGCGCAGGCCACGAAGCCCTGATGGCATCGGCTGGTGGCGCAGGTTCAACTGGCGTCGATTTGCCAATTGGTTGGCCTTTTCCGCGCTTTTCGTCGTGATGACTCTCGGCTCTGGCCTGTATGGAAGCCTGATGGCCCTGCTGCTCGCCGCGATCGCAGTGGTTACCTCACGCCTGTGGCGTCGTTACTACGAAGAAGAAGGCAACGGGACCGCAGAGCCGCCGGGCGCCCAACACGACTAATGCTTGCCTGCTCTATCGGAGGTTGAAATGATCATCGCTTATATCGCGCTCGGCGTGCTCGCGTTGGGCATGCTCCTGATCGGGAAGAGCGTTCGGATCGTCAAGCAGTATGAACGAGGAGTGGTTTTCCGGCTTGGCCGGGTCAACGAGAGGCCCCGGCGTCCCGGGCTCGCCATGATCGTCCCGGGTGTCGAGAAGCTGCAAAAGGTGAGCATGCAGATCGTCACCATGCCGGTTCCCGCACAGGAAGGAATCACCCGGGACAACGTGACGGTCCGCGTTGACGCCGTCATTTACTTCAAGGTCGTTGACCCGGTACGGGCCGTCGTCGATGTCGAGGACTATGGATTCGCGGTCGGCCAGGTGGCGCAGACGTCCTTGCGTTCGATCATCGGTAAGAGCGATCTGGATGACCTGCTCACCAACCGGGAAATGATGAATCAAGGCCTTGAAGTGATGATCGACAGCCCGGCGGTGGACTGGGGTGTCCATATCGATCGGGTTGAAATCAAGGACGTCGCCCTTCCCGAGTCGATGAAGCGCTCGATGTCCCGGCAAGCCGAGGCCGAGCGGGAACGGCGTGCCCGGGTGATCACCGCCGAAGGCGAGCTGCAGGCTTCCGAACGTCTTTCTCAGGCGGCCAGTGTGATGGCGGAAACACCCGCCGCGCTCCAGCTGCGCCTGCTGCAGACCGTCGTCGAAGTGGCGGCGGAAAAGAACTCCACCCTGGTGCTGCCATTTCCGGTGGAACTGCTCCGCTTCCTCGAGCGGTCGACCCCTTCGGTGCGGCCGGATAATCAGGCCGACGCTTCGACGGAGAAGTTGCGTGACGGTTTTGCCGGCCTGGCCGCAGCGCTTTCGGATGCGGTGGGTTCGGCCGGTGCCGGCGCAACCGGGACCGGGACCGACAAGGGTGCGGCCGTCTCATCCGATTCCGCGAACGCTCGTCCGGAAGGACGCGCACCGGAGCTGCGTGCCTCCGACGTGCGGATACCTGCTGAGATCGGAGCCGGCATCTAGAACCGACGTGCCGGTTGCGGGCGGGGCTGTGCGCGCGGCGGCCTGACTACGTGACTACGTCCACCAGCCGGGCGGCGATGCCGGTGTAGGAGGCCGGCGTCATCGCGGCGATGCGCTCTTCTACGTCTTCGGGCAGCCCGAGTCCGCGAACGAACTCGACCAGCGACGACTGATCCACCCGGCGTCCGCGAGTCAGTTCCTTCAGTCGCTCGTACGGGTTCTCCATGCCGGGAACGCCTGCCACGCTTGCCGCGCGCATTGCTGACTGGATGGGTTCGCCCAGCACTTCCCAGTTGCTGTCCAGATCCGATTCGAGTGCCCCTGGATTGACGTCGAGGCCGGCCAGGCCGCGCTGCACATTGGACAGCGCCAGAAGTGAATGACCGAAGGCGATTCCGATGTTGCGCTGCGATGAGGAATCGGTGAGGTCACGCTGCAACCGTGACGTCACCAGGGTTGCCGCCAGGGTGTCGAACAGGGAGCAGGAGATTTCGAGATTCGCCTCGGCATTCTCGAAGCGGATCGGGTTGACCTTGTGTGGCATCGTTGAGCTTCCGACGGTGCCCTGCCCGCGAACCTGGGCGAAGTACCCCAGCGAGATATAGGTCCAGACATCGGTGGCGAGGTTGTGCAGGATCCGGTTGAACCGGGACACGTCCGCGTACAGCTCCGCCTGCCAGTCGTGCGACTCGATCTGCGTCGTCAACGGGTTGTATGCCAGGCCGAGGCCTTCGACGTAGTCCTGCGCGATCGAAGGCCAGTCGGCGTCCGGCACGGCCGCGAGGTGGGCGCCGAAGGTCCCGGTCGCGCCGTTGATCTTGCCCAGGAACTCGGCGGCTTCGATTCGGCGGATCTGGCGGCCGAGCCGGTGTGCCAGGACCGCAAGTTCCTTGCCCAGCGTGGTCGGGCTCGCCGGCTGCCCGTGCGTGCGTGACAACATCGACGCGTTCCGGTTCTCATCGGCCATCCGGGCGATATCTGCGACGAGCGACTTCGCGGCCGGCAGCCAGACCTGCTGCACGGCGCCCTTGATATTCAGGGCGTAGGACAGGTTGTTGATGTCCTCGCTGGTGCAGGCGAAGTGCACGAGTTCGGTGAGGTCGTCGGCACCAAGCGCCGTGAGGGTGTTCTTGATGTAATACTCGACGGCCTTGACGTCATGCACGGTCTCCCGCTCGATGACTGCCAGGGCCTCGATGGCATTCTCGTCGAAGTCGCTGACCAGGGCACGTAGCTGTGACTTCTCGTCGTCGCTCAGTCGGCGTGCTCCGGGAACTACCTGATGGTCGGTGAGGTGGATCAGCCACTCGACCTCGACGTGCACCCGTTCACGGTTCAGCGCCGCCTCGGATAGATGGTCGACAAGGACGGCGACATCCTTGCGGTATCGACCGTCGAGCGGGCCTAGGGCAACGGCAGGTGAAATTGCGGCAAGAGAGCGACGTTCAGGCATGCCTTTATCGTCTCACGACGGTCTGACAAGCCATTAGTCTCGTGCTCGACCTGGCTTGCCCTCACTCGTCCGGCGTCATCGAGGCATTGCCGCCGATGGAGTCGCTGCCGCCGACGGAATCGTCTAAGGACCGCAACTTATCGGCTGCTTTCTCGTCCGCGTTGTGCTTACCCTCATCGGAGTAGTCGGAATCATCCGTACAACTCGGCCCGACACAGCCGACACAGCTGGTCCCGCCGACGCAGCCGGTCCCGGGTCCCGCTGATGTCGAAGTCGAACAGGAAGGACATCGCTGATGAAGATTGATTCACTCTGGCACGGCCGATTCTGGACCGGAGACCCAGACCATCCCGAGGCCCGGACGATAGGCGTTCACAACGGCCGGATAGTCGCCGTCGACGAGATCGGCGGTCTTGAGGCGAAAACCGAGTTCGACTTCGGACAGACGCGGGTAATTCCGGGTCTGCACGACGCGCACCATCACACTATGGGCACCGGCGAGCAGCTGGCCATGGTCGATCTGCGGTACCCGAAGGTGAAAACCCTCGACGAGCTCTACGACGCGCTCGCCGAGCGGGCGGCTCAACTTCCGGCTGACGCCTGGGTTCGCGGCAGCGGATACGACCAGAACCGGCTCGGCGATCATCCAACCGCGGAGGGCCTCGACCGGGCGGTGGGCGGCCGGCCGGCGATCGTCGAGCATGTCTCACACCACATGATCGTCGCGAACACCCGGGCATTCGAACTCGCCGGCGCACCGGATCGCCTCGGGTATCCAGATGTTCCCGGCGGACGGGTCCTCCGGGACAGGGACGGGCGTGCGAGCGGTCTGCTCCAGGAGAACGCGGGTGAACGAATTCGCCTTGAAGGGGCCAAGGTCACCGCGGAGGAATCGATCGAACACCTCCGGCTCGCCTCGGACCAGGCTGTGTCCTACGGTCTGACCAGCCTGACCGAGCCAGGCGTTCTGGTCGGCGGTGCGTTGGGAATCAATGCTCCGGTGCTCAACTCGTACCAAACGGCGATCGAAACGGACGTTCTCCGGCCACGGATGACCGTGATGCCCTTCCATCAGATTCTGCACGGCCTCGAACTCAACGCCGACGGGATGAAGACGCTCGACTTGGGTATCCGTACCGGATTCGGTGATGACCGGTTGCGCTTCGGGCCGGTGAAGATCATCTCCGACGGATCACTGATCGGCCGGTCGGCCGCCGTGCACGATTGTTTCTGCGGTGAGCAGGACAACCTCGGCGTCATGGTGGTCGACCCGGCGGAGCTGCGCGACCTCGTTCTCGCGTTTCACGCCGCGGGATGGACAGTGGCGACCCATGCGATCGGGGATCGCGCTATCGACCATGCCCTTGACGCCTTCGCCGCGGCTCAAGCTGCCCTGCCGCGGGCCGTCCGGCACCGGATCGAGCATTTCGCCATCGCAACCGATGCCCAGGTGAGCAGGTGTGCCGAGCTCGGCGTGATCCCGGTGCCGCAGGGCGTGTTCATCTCGGAGTTCGGCGATGGGATCGTCAACGCCATCGGTGCGGAGCGAGCCCTCGGTACCTACCGGATGCGGTCCCTGCTCGACGCCGGCATGGTGGTGCCTGGATCGACGGACTCCCCGGTCTCCGACGCGAATCCGCTCGTGTCGATCCACGACCTCGTCAATCGTGAGACGTCCTCTGGGGCGCCGTTCGGCCCGGCGGAGCGGGTCAGCATCGCCGAGGCGCTGCAGGCCTACACATACGGATCCGCCTACGCGGTGAACAGGGAGAGCGATGTCGGAACGCTGAGGATCGGCCAGCTCGCCGACTTCGTGGCGCTCAGCGATGACGTGCTCGCCGTCGAGGCCGCGCGGATCAAGGACACCACCGTGACCGCGACCGTGATCGGCGGTGAGCTCTTGCTCGGTGCGGACGTAGTGCCGCAGTGCTGAGGGCCGGTAGTCACTGCACTCGTCGTCACCGCCGAAGAGCCCAGACCGGCTTTTCCACAGAATGCGCCAGCCAGGTCCCGTCCGGCGTGAATCTCCCTACGGTTGGGAACAGCAGGCGGCATGGGAGGGCAGCGATGACGGGGACAGAAGAGATCCGACTGATGGCTAGCCGGTGGGACGACTTCGGCGAGGAACTGCGCCGGATTGCGGCCCGCATCGACTCCGGGCGCTCGTTGGACTGGGCGTCGGCGGCGGCAAACGAGTATCGACACCGGCTCGACGGGGTGAGCGGCGCGACTTCGCAGCTGCTTGACGATGTCGCCCGGGTCGCGGAGTCATTACGGCGTCACGCGGATGCGGTGTCCGCGAACCCGATAGCGGCGGTCGGCGCGTAATGCCGGAGCAGACGAGAAGCTACACGATGGACGTCACCCAATTCGCCGAGTTGGTTGCCGGAAATGGGTTACGGTTACCGGCCGCCTTCCGACTCCGCGAACCCGCTCGGCAGGCGGTGAGGCCTCGCCGCTCACGAAATCCGTCAGACCGACTTCGGCAAAGCATGCTGGTGGAGGGACTTCGGCTGCAC is part of the Saxibacter everestensis genome and harbors:
- a CDS encoding MarR family winged helix-turn-helix transcriptional regulator, giving the protein MALADRHAEAEPLSKSEPLSKQDFEELARFRFGIRRYLRFSEETVRSYGLTSQHYQLLLALKGYPGKEWATVQELAERLQLRHHSVVELVNRAQKQELVRRAPHPDDARAVQVLLTPEGETVLSRLSELHRDELRRTRNAFTPPIWEE
- a CDS encoding DUF3040 domain-containing protein, with the protein product MLSESERSRLQQIERQLIDDDPRLALSFSRSKPPRRPRSPDGIGWWRRFNWRRFANWLAFSALFVVMTLGSGLYGSLMALLLAAIAVVTSRLWRRYYEEEGNGTAEPPGAQHD
- a CDS encoding slipin family protein: MIIAYIALGVLALGMLLIGKSVRIVKQYERGVVFRLGRVNERPRRPGLAMIVPGVEKLQKVSMQIVTMPVPAQEGITRDNVTVRVDAVIYFKVVDPVRAVVDVEDYGFAVGQVAQTSLRSIIGKSDLDDLLTNREMMNQGLEVMIDSPAVDWGVHIDRVEIKDVALPESMKRSMSRQAEAERERRARVITAEGELQASERLSQAASVMAETPAALQLRLLQTVVEVAAEKNSTLVLPFPVELLRFLERSTPSVRPDNQADASTEKLRDGFAGLAAALSDAVGSAGAGATGTGTDKGAAVSSDSANARPEGRAPELRASDVRIPAEIGAGI
- the purB gene encoding adenylosuccinate lyase is translated as MPERRSLAAISPAVALGPLDGRYRKDVAVLVDHLSEAALNRERVHVEVEWLIHLTDHQVVPGARRLSDDEKSQLRALVSDFDENAIEALAVIERETVHDVKAVEYYIKNTLTALGADDLTELVHFACTSEDINNLSYALNIKGAVQQVWLPAAKSLVADIARMADENRNASMLSRTHGQPASPTTLGKELAVLAHRLGRQIRRIEAAEFLGKINGATGTFGAHLAAVPDADWPSIAQDYVEGLGLAYNPLTTQIESHDWQAELYADVSRFNRILHNLATDVWTYISLGYFAQVRGQGTVGSSTMPHKVNPIRFENAEANLEISCSLFDTLAATLVTSRLQRDLTDSSSQRNIGIAFGHSLLALSNVQRGLAGLDVNPGALESDLDSNWEVLGEPIQSAMRAASVAGVPGMENPYERLKELTRGRRVDQSSLVEFVRGLGLPEDVEERIAAMTPASYTGIAARLVDVVT
- a CDS encoding amidohydrolase — protein: MKIDSLWHGRFWTGDPDHPEARTIGVHNGRIVAVDEIGGLEAKTEFDFGQTRVIPGLHDAHHHTMGTGEQLAMVDLRYPKVKTLDELYDALAERAAQLPADAWVRGSGYDQNRLGDHPTAEGLDRAVGGRPAIVEHVSHHMIVANTRAFELAGAPDRLGYPDVPGGRVLRDRDGRASGLLQENAGERIRLEGAKVTAEESIEHLRLASDQAVSYGLTSLTEPGVLVGGALGINAPVLNSYQTAIETDVLRPRMTVMPFHQILHGLELNADGMKTLDLGIRTGFGDDRLRFGPVKIISDGSLIGRSAAVHDCFCGEQDNLGVMVVDPAELRDLVLAFHAAGWTVATHAIGDRAIDHALDAFAAAQAALPRAVRHRIEHFAIATDAQVSRCAELGVIPVPQGVFISEFGDGIVNAIGAERALGTYRMRSLLDAGMVVPGSTDSPVSDANPLVSIHDLVNRETSSGAPFGPAERVSIAEALQAYTYGSAYAVNRESDVGTLRIGQLADFVALSDDVLAVEAARIKDTTVTATVIGGELLLGADVVPQC